A window of Eubacterium sp. 1001713B170207_170306_E7 contains these coding sequences:
- a CDS encoding PAS domain-containing hybrid sensor histidine kinase/response regulator has protein sequence MTQNTIESILNNLGGTAIYVIRQDDHRILYFNDRVKEVTPNARVGSVCHELWAGTCGNCPLPGLEGKDRNNTINYDDPFGEVVDISASKMMWEDKIPAVLVSVTPHVLTETERRAEERRNHLAAAALKVYGLIISVDLCRNTYEIIGYNERCWLPEAEYGRYDDLLELGVRFTHPFYSGVLRETFDRENALRVFADGKRELQLELRQKDEDNVYHWMNVMLLHAGDTSDSGKAILMLSQIDSRKRLEQEWEAFNAGVTTLFGECMLLDLEDGTYTTAKFDNSFPEFPVQGDFDSQNIAYCNALIHPDDREMFREAFSLACIRKSVADGEKIIVREMRRLTPDGIYRWTEMIGVLVTSAAGEERTMVLTFRDVDDVRREEERKRNALLDALNLAEQANNAKSDFLSRMSHDIRTPMNAIIGMASIAEANIGDLARTEDCIHKIQTSAGFLLSLINDILDMSKIESGKMTINRESFDLYALVREMEAIIDAQAREKNQRFSVLLPAHMETEYYGDSLRLNQVLMNLLSNAVKYTPEGGKITLRINEDRKKGKKSVIRFEVEDNGIGMSEEFLNHIYEPFKQDGNTGEKGQEGTGLGLSIARNLVHLMGGSISISSEPGRGSCFTVELPFVEDDGNWPEASAEEKKTEEPEKPLGSFEGKRLLIVEDNPLNMEIAEILFGMEGFEIESEEDGESAVRRFAGSAEGYYDMILMDVRMPVMDGLEATRTIRKLDRPDAAAIPILAMTANAFTEDVKATREAGMNGHLAKPLEMEVVLREIRKFL, from the coding sequence ATGACACAAAATACCATTGAATCCATTCTCAATAATCTGGGTGGAACAGCAATCTATGTGATTCGTCAGGATGATCATCGGATATTATATTTTAACGACCGGGTGAAGGAAGTTACACCAAACGCCAGAGTCGGATCGGTTTGTCATGAGCTGTGGGCCGGTACCTGCGGCAACTGTCCTCTCCCGGGCCTTGAGGGCAAAGACCGGAACAACACCATCAATTACGATGACCCCTTCGGTGAAGTGGTGGATATTTCCGCCTCGAAAATGATGTGGGAGGACAAAATTCCGGCGGTGCTGGTCTCAGTGACGCCACATGTTTTAACCGAAACAGAGCGCAGGGCAGAGGAAAGAAGAAACCATCTCGCCGCAGCGGCGCTCAAGGTTTACGGGCTGATCATTTCCGTTGATTTATGCCGCAACACCTACGAGATCATTGGCTATAACGAGCGCTGCTGGCTTCCTGAGGCTGAGTACGGCCGCTACGATGATCTGCTTGAGCTGGGAGTCCGGTTCACGCACCCCTTCTACAGCGGCGTTTTGAGAGAAACCTTTGACCGGGAAAACGCGCTCAGGGTCTTTGCGGATGGCAAACGGGAGCTGCAGCTTGAGCTCAGACAGAAGGATGAGGACAATGTTTACCACTGGATGAACGTGATGCTGCTTCATGCCGGGGACACCTCAGACAGCGGAAAGGCAATCCTGATGCTCTCTCAAATTGACAGCCGGAAACGGCTGGAGCAGGAATGGGAAGCCTTTAATGCAGGCGTTACCACTCTTTTTGGCGAGTGCATGCTCCTTGATCTTGAGGACGGCACCTACACAACCGCAAAGTTCGACAACTCCTTTCCAGAGTTTCCGGTGCAGGGCGATTTTGATTCCCAGAATATCGCGTACTGCAATGCCCTGATACATCCCGACGACCGGGAGATGTTCCGGGAGGCCTTTTCGCTTGCATGTATCCGGAAAAGCGTCGCTGACGGAGAAAAGATCATTGTCCGGGAAATGCGGCGGCTGACACCGGACGGCATTTACCGCTGGACGGAGATGATCGGCGTTCTGGTGACAAGCGCGGCCGGCGAGGAGCGGACCATGGTGCTGACCTTCCGCGATGTGGACGATGTGCGAAGGGAGGAGGAACGAAAGCGCAACGCGCTTCTGGATGCTCTGAACCTGGCAGAGCAGGCCAACAATGCCAAATCTGATTTTCTGTCCAGAATGTCCCACGATATCCGGACGCCCATGAACGCCATTATCGGCATGGCGTCCATAGCCGAAGCCAATATCGGCGATCTGGCCAGAACCGAGGACTGTATTCATAAAATCCAGACTTCAGCCGGCTTCCTGCTTTCTTTAATCAATGATATCTTGGATATGTCAAAGATTGAGAGCGGAAAAATGACCATCAACCGTGAGTCCTTTGACCTGTACGCGCTGGTCCGGGAAATGGAAGCCATCATTGATGCGCAGGCCAGGGAAAAGAATCAGCGGTTTAGCGTGCTCTTGCCGGCCCATATGGAGACAGAGTATTATGGCGACAGCCTTCGGCTTAATCAGGTGTTGATGAACCTGCTCAGCAACGCGGTGAAATATACGCCTGAGGGCGGCAAAATTACCCTGCGTATCAATGAGGACCGGAAAAAGGGCAAGAAGAGTGTGATCCGGTTTGAGGTTGAGGACAACGGGATCGGCATGTCTGAGGAATTTCTGAATCATATATACGAGCCCTTTAAGCAGGATGGAAACACGGGCGAAAAGGGACAGGAGGGCACTGGCCTGGGGCTTTCCATTGCCCGGAACCTCGTACACCTGATGGGCGGGAGCATCTCTATTTCCAGTGAACCGGGCAGGGGAAGCTGTTTTACCGTCGAGCTGCCTTTTGTAGAGGATGATGGAAACTGGCCGGAAGCCTCCGCCGAAGAAAAAAAGACAGAGGAGCCTGAAAAACCACTGGGCAGCTTTGAGGGAAAGCGGCTTTTGATCGTAGAGGATAACCCCTTGAATATGGAAATTGCTGAAATTCTTTTCGGGATGGAGGGTTTTGAGATTGAAAGCGAGGAGGACGGAGAAAGCGCGGTCCGCCGCTTTGCAGGTTCAGCCGAGGGCTATTATGATATGATCCTGATGGATGTGCGGATGCCAGTGATGGACGGGCTGGAAGCCACACGGACGATACGGAAGCTGGACCGGCCGGATGCTGCTGCGATTCCCATTCTGGCCATGACCGCCAATGCCTTTACGGAGGATGTCAAAGCGACACGGGAGGCCGGAATGAACGGCCATCTGGCAAAGCCTCTGGAGATGGAGGTTGTGCTCAGGGAGATACGGAAGTTTTTGTAA
- a CDS encoding putative ABC transporter permease: protein MIQTLKRTFKDWTASEEVDKNGFAQGLCLYKLFWIFLLGCVLGVIVETLWCCWTRSCIESRSGVLYGPFNPVYGFGAVALTLGLQRLSKKGRIWIFLGSMLLGGAVEYLCSLVQEMSFGTLSWEYSGTFMNLNGRTNLMFAFFWGVLGLLWIQVFYPLLSKGVERIPKKTGVRLTWILIIFMAVNMAVSGLAVARWSERARAVPASNAVAVLFDHKYPDPLMKRVYPNMRFPAVLQEGASGESTSSR, encoded by the coding sequence ATGATCCAGACATTAAAGCGAACTTTTAAAGATTGGACCGCTTCGGAAGAAGTGGATAAGAACGGTTTTGCGCAAGGGCTGTGCCTTTACAAGCTGTTCTGGATTTTCCTGCTGGGCTGCGTTCTGGGCGTTATTGTGGAAACTCTCTGGTGCTGCTGGACACGTTCCTGTATTGAAAGCCGCAGCGGGGTTCTCTACGGTCCTTTTAATCCTGTGTACGGTTTTGGGGCTGTGGCACTGACACTGGGGCTTCAGCGGCTTTCTAAAAAGGGACGTATATGGATCTTTTTGGGCAGTATGCTGCTGGGCGGAGCGGTCGAGTACCTCTGCAGCCTGGTGCAGGAGATGAGCTTTGGCACATTGTCCTGGGAATACAGCGGTACGTTCATGAATCTTAACGGCCGGACCAATCTCATGTTTGCCTTTTTCTGGGGCGTGCTCGGCCTTCTATGGATACAGGTCTTTTATCCTCTGCTGTCAAAGGGTGTTGAGCGAATCCCCAAAAAGACCGGCGTGCGCCTGACCTGGATCCTGATAATTTTTATGGCTGTCAACATGGCCGTTTCCGGCCTCGCGGTGGCAAGATGGTCCGAAAGGGCAAGGGCAGTGCCCGCGTCAAACGCCGTGGCCGTTCTGTTTGACCACAAATATCCTGATCCCCTGATGAAGCGGGTCTATCCCAACATGCGTTTTCCGGCGGTGCTTCAGGAAGGTGCGTCCGGTGAGAGCACCTCGTCCAGATAA
- a CDS encoding GTP-binding protein has product MNTLPKLFLFSGFLGSGKTTLLNHTAHYLTEKGFKIAMIINEAGETGIDNLYMKKKGYAVRELFGGCICCTLAQNLKEMVLDLNEHFSLDAILMEPSGTASPKALYKPLCQAGYAQEAIHHISILDPLRTEMFLAILEPLLAESLPLAEGIVQNKIDAATLEMLAFSDEVRNRFNPAAPVYRMNLLDGLSSGYCSYLDEVLSPDAPS; this is encoded by the coding sequence ATGAACACTTTACCGAAGCTCTTTCTTTTTTCAGGCTTTCTGGGCTCGGGGAAAACCACCCTGCTCAACCACACTGCCCACTATCTGACTGAAAAGGGATTTAAAATTGCCATGATTATCAACGAGGCCGGAGAAACCGGCATCGATAACCTGTATATGAAGAAAAAAGGCTATGCGGTCAGGGAGCTCTTCGGCGGCTGCATCTGCTGTACGCTGGCACAAAATCTAAAGGAAATGGTTCTGGACTTAAACGAGCACTTCAGTCTCGACGCCATTCTCATGGAGCCTTCCGGCACCGCCAGTCCCAAAGCGTTATATAAACCGCTGTGCCAGGCCGGCTATGCCCAAGAAGCCATCCACCACATTTCTATTCTGGACCCTCTGAGGACCGAAATGTTCCTCGCCATTCTGGAGCCGCTCCTCGCAGAATCCCTGCCCCTTGCGGAAGGTATTGTCCAGAATAAAATCGATGCCGCCACCCTTGAGATGCTGGCCTTTTCCGATGAAGTCCGGAACCGCTTTAACCCGGCTGCCCCGGTATACCGTATGAATTTGCTGGATGGCCTCTCTTCGGGGTATTGCAGTTATCTGGACGAGGTGCTCTCACCGGACGCACCTTCCTGA
- a CDS encoding uroporphyrinogen decarboxylase family protein, translated as MNSRERMTLTLQHKEADHVPVYPLINSASRQTIGCNYEEWTKDADKCAESIIKATDLLDVDCICTLVDLSVEAADWGMKMIYYEDQAACPDHNDFFLKSENDYETLPVINPRETPRMSEMIRMTKMLVDARGETKPVVAFVFGPLGILGMLRGHDYMFMDLIMHPEKVHKALRAITDTLKEYCTALIEAGADAVMFDTLFSSKTIMRKEMWDDFEGPYIEELAQLVHDAGRMVMIHNCGDGIYFDVQIKRMHPELISFLYLPDDCESMEELKEKYGHQTTLLGHIDPGELMVTSKEDLIKQCREQIDTYKKDGGFVLATGCEYPAQMDFEHAKTMVEVAKTYGKYE; from the coding sequence ATGAACTCAAGAGAAAGAATGACACTGACACTTCAGCATAAGGAAGCAGACCATGTGCCGGTTTATCCGCTGATCAACAGTGCGTCGCGTCAGACCATTGGCTGTAATTACGAAGAATGGACAAAGGATGCGGATAAGTGTGCGGAATCCATTATCAAAGCCACGGATCTGCTGGACGTGGACTGTATCTGCACCCTGGTGGATTTATCTGTGGAGGCGGCAGACTGGGGAATGAAGATGATCTATTATGAGGATCAGGCAGCCTGCCCGGACCACAATGACTTCTTTTTGAAATCTGAAAATGACTATGAGACACTGCCGGTGATCAACCCGAGAGAAACACCGCGCATGAGTGAGATGATCCGTATGACCAAAATGCTTGTGGACGCCAGAGGAGAAACCAAGCCGGTGGTAGCCTTTGTTTTTGGTCCGTTGGGAATTCTCGGCATGCTCCGGGGCCATGATTATATGTTTATGGATCTGATCATGCATCCTGAAAAAGTACACAAAGCGCTGAGAGCGATCACCGATACCCTCAAAGAATACTGCACGGCATTAATCGAGGCCGGAGCGGATGCGGTTATGTTTGATACCCTTTTTTCCTCCAAGACGATTATGCGCAAGGAAATGTGGGATGATTTTGAAGGACCATACATCGAAGAACTGGCACAGCTGGTACATGACGCCGGCAGAATGGTGATGATCCACAACTGCGGCGACGGTATCTATTTCGACGTTCAGATCAAGCGGATGCACCCTGAGCTGATCTCCTTCCTGTATTTGCCAGATGACTGCGAAAGCATGGAAGAGCTCAAGGAAAAATACGGCCACCAGACCACGCTTCTGGGGCATATTGACCCGGGTGAGCTCATGGTCACCAGCAAGGAAGACTTGATTAAGCAGTGCAGGGAACAGATCGACACTTATAAAAAAGACGGCGGCTTTGTACTGGCCACAGGCTGCGAATATCCGGCGCAGATGGATTTTGAGCACGCGAAAACAATGGTTGAAGTCGCAAAAACCTATGGTAAATATGAATAG
- a CDS encoding helix-turn-helix transcriptional regulator: MIELNHKEIGQRIRKQRTFLNMSRDELARKISITPTFLADIELGTKGFSLKSLNRFCNVLKMSPDAILYGPREYKGVKYTELLELLERCTPEKAKYAQEILTLYLLSHDPVE, from the coding sequence ATGATCGAACTCAATCACAAAGAGATTGGCCAGCGGATACGAAAACAACGCACGTTCTTAAACATGTCGCGGGATGAGCTGGCCCGTAAAATCAGTATTACGCCCACTTTTCTGGCTGACATTGAGCTGGGCACAAAGGGCTTCTCATTAAAAAGCCTGAACCGGTTCTGTAATGTTCTGAAAATGTCACCGGACGCTATCTTATATGGCCCGAGAGAGTACAAGGGCGTCAAATACACAGAGCTTTTAGAGCTTCTGGAACGCTGCACGCCTGAAAAGGCCAAGTACGCCCAGGAAATCCTGACGCTGTACCTTTTAAGCCATGATCCGGTTGAGTAA
- a CDS encoding FmdE family protein has protein sequence MNQELWEKAVAFHGHACPGLAIGVKASEAAVLKLGIGQSEDEEIVCVTENDACGVDAVQAILSCTMGKGNLLYRGTGKQAFSFFNRTTGEKVRLCMKPKNHELDREAYMYYLLDAPVEEIFEFSVPDFDLPEKARIFNTIYCDICGEGAPEHKIHLQEGRKVCEDCFKPYNRGW, from the coding sequence ATGAATCAAGAATTATGGGAAAAAGCAGTGGCTTTTCACGGGCACGCCTGTCCGGGACTGGCCATTGGGGTCAAGGCAAGTGAAGCGGCGGTTTTAAAGCTGGGAATTGGCCAGTCGGAGGACGAGGAAATTGTCTGTGTCACCGAGAACGACGCCTGCGGTGTCGACGCGGTTCAGGCCATTCTCAGCTGTACGATGGGAAAAGGGAATCTTTTATACCGGGGAACCGGCAAGCAGGCCTTCTCGTTTTTTAACCGGACGACCGGGGAAAAGGTGCGGCTGTGTATGAAACCTAAAAACCATGAGCTGGACAGGGAGGCTTATATGTACTACCTTCTGGATGCGCCAGTGGAGGAAATTTTTGAATTTTCGGTACCGGATTTTGATCTGCCGGAAAAGGCACGGATCTTTAACACCATTTACTGTGATATCTGCGGCGAGGGCGCACCGGAACATAAAATCCATTTGCAGGAGGGCCGGAAAGTCTGTGAGGACTGCTTTAAGCCCTACAACAGAGGCTGGTAG
- a CDS encoding iron ABC transporter substrate-binding protein, giving the protein MKVKKRLGQAVAAVLLTALLLAGCSGGNTESGGTASTREITDAAGRVVTIPAEVKKVAPLGVGALRYILYDGGVDQLAGVEQNDLDVPVTKAASYAYQEDLKKLPVIGDSGTPYEEELMKAAPDVIITSNDGKAADDLQTKTGIPVVTMPVTDKVFDDEIYDALNLVGDVLGKQERSQEVVGYMKSVAEDLKSRTRDIPQDKIPTAYCGAVSFKGAHGIEGTEAGYPPFSAIGITNVADETGKKGAFDVDLEQILKWNADYLFLDAGNLKLVNDDYTVRPDFYNELRAVQDKKVYSQVAYRFNGTNTELALANAYYVGTVVYPEAFADVDITKKTDEITEKMLGVPYSQKLKDAGLNFRPITLGE; this is encoded by the coding sequence ATGAAAGTGAAAAAGAGACTGGGACAGGCAGTGGCCGCTGTTTTATTAACCGCCCTGCTTTTGGCGGGATGCAGCGGCGGAAACACCGAGAGCGGCGGCACAGCCAGCACACGTGAAATTACTGACGCGGCGGGACGCGTGGTCACCATCCCCGCCGAGGTTAAAAAGGTAGCGCCCCTTGGCGTGGGCGCGCTGCGTTATATTCTGTATGACGGCGGCGTGGACCAGCTGGCCGGTGTAGAGCAGAATGACCTGGACGTGCCGGTCACCAAGGCGGCCAGCTACGCGTATCAGGAAGACCTTAAGAAGCTGCCCGTCATTGGAGACAGCGGAACACCTTATGAGGAAGAGCTCATGAAAGCCGCGCCGGATGTGATCATTACCTCCAACGACGGCAAGGCCGCTGATGACCTGCAGACTAAAACCGGGATACCGGTTGTCACCATGCCGGTCACCGATAAGGTTTTTGACGATGAGATTTATGACGCGCTGAATCTGGTAGGCGACGTATTGGGAAAACAGGAGCGCAGCCAGGAAGTGGTCGGCTATATGAAATCAGTGGCTGAGGATTTGAAGAGCCGCACCAGGGATATTCCGCAGGACAAAATACCAACAGCCTACTGCGGCGCCGTGTCCTTCAAAGGAGCCCACGGCATTGAAGGGACTGAGGCGGGCTATCCGCCGTTTTCAGCGATCGGTATTACAAACGTAGCGGATGAAACCGGCAAGAAGGGCGCTTTTGACGTTGATCTCGAGCAGATTCTTAAATGGAATGCGGATTATCTGTTTTTAGACGCGGGTAATCTGAAGCTGGTCAATGACGATTACACGGTGAGACCGGATTTTTACAATGAACTGAGGGCAGTGCAGGACAAAAAGGTATATTCCCAGGTGGCCTACCGTTTTAACGGGACAAATACCGAGCTGGCTCTGGCGAACGCCTATTATGTGGGAACTGTGGTTTATCCGGAAGCCTTTGCGGATGTGGACATTACGAAAAAAACCGATGAGATCACAGAAAAGATGCTGGGCGTGCCCTACAGCCAGAAGCTTAAAGACGCCGGGCTTAATTTCAGACCAATCACACTGGGAGAATAA
- a CDS encoding iron ABC transporter permease produces MTGAEKTELKDYQALKKRNIMVLALLGILLALAMLFSLRAGSSDLNMGDILRAIGGQSTRQNNMVMWNIRLPRIMTAVLSGVGLGVTGAVLQGILKNPLADTTTLGISQGAGFGAAFAIIVLGAGVQGSTAASMSFNHPYLITICAFGGSISASVVILVLSRFRRITPEAMVLCGVALSAMFTGATTLLQYFADDVQLASVVFWTFGDLGRTGWKEVQIIAIVVLITLIYFLLNRWHYNAMESGEQTAASLGVNVARSRIINMLVCALTAAVIVSFIGIINFIGLVAPHIMRRFLGNNYCWLLPASAMAGAVLLLLGDVLARVIIAPVILPIGAITSFLGAPLFLYLLFKGGTKR; encoded by the coding sequence ATGACCGGAGCGGAGAAAACAGAGCTTAAGGATTATCAGGCCCTTAAAAAGAGGAATATCATGGTTTTGGCGCTTTTAGGAATACTTCTGGCGCTGGCGATGCTGTTTTCACTGAGAGCAGGCTCCTCGGATTTAAACATGGGTGATATTCTAAGGGCGATCGGCGGACAGTCGACCAGGCAGAACAACATGGTCATGTGGAATATCCGGCTGCCGCGGATTATGACAGCGGTGCTGAGTGGTGTAGGTCTCGGCGTCACCGGAGCAGTGCTTCAGGGAATACTCAAGAACCCTCTGGCAGACACCACAACCCTGGGGATCTCGCAGGGCGCGGGCTTTGGCGCAGCCTTTGCCATCATCGTTCTGGGAGCTGGCGTGCAGGGCAGCACTGCGGCCAGCATGAGCTTTAATCATCCCTATCTCATTACCATCTGCGCCTTTGGCGGCAGCATCAGCGCTTCGGTTGTGATTCTGGTGCTCTCCCGTTTCCGCAGGATTACGCCGGAAGCCATGGTGCTCTGTGGCGTGGCGCTCAGCGCCATGTTTACCGGGGCAACGACGCTGCTCCAGTATTTTGCCGATGATGTCCAGCTGGCCTCTGTGGTTTTCTGGACTTTCGGCGATCTGGGGCGAACAGGCTGGAAAGAAGTACAGATCATCGCAATCGTGGTGCTCATCACCCTGATCTATTTTCTGCTTAACCGCTGGCATTACAACGCCATGGAGAGCGGTGAGCAGACAGCCGCCAGCCTTGGCGTCAATGTGGCCCGGTCCAGGATTATCAATATGCTGGTCTGCGCTTTGACCGCGGCGGTGATCGTATCCTTCATCGGGATTATTAATTTTATCGGGCTGGTTGCGCCGCACATTATGCGGCGGTTTTTAGGCAATAATTACTGCTGGCTGCTGCCAGCCTCAGCCATGGCCGGGGCGGTGCTGCTGCTCCTGGGCGACGTGCTGGCACGGGTGATCATCGCGCCGGTCATCTTACCCATCGGCGCCATCACCTCATTTCTCGGCGCGCCGCTGTTTCTGTATCTTTTATTCAAGGGAGGCACAAAACGATGA
- a CDS encoding ABC transporter ATP-binding protein: MIQVRDLVFGYTPNRKIIDQISFDVEDGHCIAILGNNGAGKSTMLKCLNRILSPGGGVVCVNGLEITAMKQGEIARHMAFVAQQNDNSRVTVFEAVMLGRIPFIKWGVTREDEAVVSGVISQMHLEKFAVRYLDELSGGELQKVMIARALAQEPEVLLLDEPTSSLDLKNQLEVLELVQKICHSRNIAVIIVIHDLNMALRYCDRFLFLKDGSVHAYGGQEVMTCECIGEVYQMPVCIGTINGYKMVVPE, encoded by the coding sequence ATGATACAGGTCAGGGATCTTGTATTTGGTTATACACCCAACCGAAAAATTATTGATCAAATTTCATTTGATGTGGAGGACGGGCACTGTATTGCCATTCTCGGCAATAACGGGGCGGGAAAAAGCACAATGCTGAAATGCCTGAACCGCATCCTGTCGCCGGGCGGCGGGGTGGTTTGTGTGAATGGGCTGGAGATCACTGCCATGAAGCAGGGGGAGATTGCCCGGCACATGGCCTTTGTGGCGCAGCAGAATGACAACAGCCGGGTCACAGTGTTTGAGGCGGTGATGCTGGGCAGAATTCCCTTTATCAAATGGGGTGTCACCCGGGAGGACGAGGCTGTTGTATCCGGCGTGATCAGCCAGATGCACCTTGAAAAGTTCGCGGTCCGCTATCTGGACGAGCTGAGCGGCGGGGAGCTGCAGAAGGTGATGATCGCCCGGGCGCTGGCCCAGGAGCCTGAGGTTCTGCTGCTCGACGAGCCGACCAGCAGTCTGGATTTAAAAAACCAGCTGGAGGTGCTCGAACTGGTGCAGAAGATCTGCCATTCTAGAAACATCGCTGTGATTATCGTTATCCATGATTTGAATATGGCTCTGCGCTACTGCGACCGTTTTCTGTTTTTAAAGGACGGCAGTGTCCACGCTTACGGCGGGCAGGAGGTTATGACCTGCGAGTGTATCGGCGAGGTTTACCAGATGCCGGTGTGCATCGGCACCATTAACGGCTATAAAATGGTCGTGCCGGAATAA
- a CDS encoding ABC transporter permease, with product MRLRNNLVYFLKKILQFVLVIFLLSLIVFYMARLSPGDPLRAYYGESVERMSVEQQEKAREKLGLNEPIWAQYGIWVEDAFHGDFGISFKYKQDVMGVIEGVWANTLILGGLSYILTFALALLLGVFCAMHEDSPVDRVICKIGTITNCIPSFWVALVLILVFSINLELLPSSGAYAMGQAGSIASRAVHLILPLTVMVLGHLWYYTYMVRNRMLEEIRKDYVLLCKTKGMSWKQIVWRHCLRNIMPTFISIMAISVPHIIGGTYVVEKVFSYPGLGTLSFESAKYHDYNMLMVLCLLTGMVVVFSNMVAQIINDRIDPRMKHERGELL from the coding sequence GTGCGATTAAGAAACAATCTGGTTTATTTTCTAAAAAAGATACTGCAGTTTGTTCTGGTAATCTTTTTGCTGTCGCTGATTGTGTTTTATATGGCGCGTCTGTCGCCGGGGGACCCGCTTCGGGCATACTACGGCGAGAGTGTTGAGCGCATGAGCGTTGAGCAGCAGGAGAAGGCCAGGGAAAAGCTGGGATTGAACGAGCCGATCTGGGCCCAGTACGGCATCTGGGTCGAGGACGCCTTTCATGGAGACTTTGGAATTTCCTTTAAGTACAAGCAGGATGTCATGGGCGTTATTGAGGGCGTCTGGGCGAACACGCTGATTTTAGGCGGATTGTCCTATATTCTGACATTTGCGCTGGCACTGCTTCTGGGCGTGTTCTGCGCCATGCATGAGGATTCGCCCGTGGACCGGGTGATCTGCAAGATCGGGACGATCACCAATTGTATTCCCTCCTTCTGGGTGGCCTTGGTTTTGATACTGGTGTTCAGCATCAATCTGGAGCTCCTGCCCTCCAGCGGGGCCTACGCCATGGGGCAGGCGGGCAGTATCGCGAGCCGCGCCGTCCACCTGATCCTCCCGCTGACGGTCATGGTTCTGGGGCATCTCTGGTACTATACATATATGGTGCGCAACCGGATGCTGGAGGAGATCCGCAAGGACTATGTGCTGCTCTGTAAGACAAAGGGAATGTCCTGGAAGCAGATTGTATGGCGGCATTGTCTGCGCAACATCATGCCGACCTTTATCAGTATTATGGCCATATCGGTTCCGCACATTATCGGCGGGACCTATGTGGTGGAAAAGGTCTTTTCTTATCCGGGGCTGGGAACACTGAGCTTTGAAAGCGCCAAGTACCACGACTACAACATGCTCATGGTGCTGTGTCTGCTCACCGGTATGGTGGTGGTGTTTTCAAACATGGTCGCCCAGATCATCAATGACAGGATTGACCCGCGCATGAAGCACGAAAGGGGTGAGCTGCTGTGA
- a CDS encoding ABC transporter permease, whose amino-acid sequence MKKNAFELVGPDYRPLEQLAVPSARGRLKRLKGVPFMAIGLLAAIVLGCVFCEAVMNHDPTYMDLANRAAPPGSQFYFGTDMMGRDVFSMIWYGGRISLFIGLAATALSTLIAVVYGSISGLSNEWIDDGMMRLTEIILSIPSILIVIFIQAIIGQTGPLTIAFVIGITSWMNISKIVRSEVRQIRNADYILAAKTMDGGFFYILRWHLLPNFVSSIMFMVVTNIGAAIGTEATLSFLGIGLPVEIISWGSMLSNADQALLSNDWWIILIPGLFLVVTLVCITDIGNYIRKRNNRGMREI is encoded by the coding sequence GTGAAAAAAAACGCTTTTGAGCTGGTTGGTCCAGACTACAGGCCGCTGGAGCAGTTGGCCGTACCATCTGCCAGAGGACGGCTGAAACGTCTTAAGGGCGTTCCCTTTATGGCCATTGGCCTGCTGGCGGCCATTGTTTTGGGCTGTGTGTTCTGTGAGGCGGTCATGAACCATGACCCCACTTACATGGACTTGGCCAACCGGGCGGCGCCGCCCGGCAGCCAGTTTTATTTTGGCACAGATATGATGGGCCGGGATGTTTTTTCCATGATCTGGTACGGCGGGCGCATTTCCCTGTTTATCGGTCTGGCGGCAACGGCGCTTTCCACGCTCATCGCTGTGGTCTATGGCAGCATCAGCGGCCTTTCAAACGAATGGATCGACGATGGAATGATGCGGCTCACGGAAATTATTTTGAGTATTCCGTCCATCCTGATCGTCATTTTTATCCAGGCCATCATCGGCCAGACTGGTCCCCTGACCATCGCCTTTGTCATCGGCATCACCAGCTGGATGAACATCTCAAAAATTGTGCGTAGCGAGGTCCGGCAGATCCGCAACGCGGATTATATTCTGGCGGCAAAAACCATGGACGGCGGTTTCTTCTACATTCTGCGCTGGCACCTGCTGCCAAACTTTGTATCGTCCATTATGTTCATGGTGGTCACAAATATCGGCGCAGCGATCGGCACAGAAGCGACGCTGAGCTTTTTGGGCATCGGGCTTCCCGTTGAGATTATTTCCTGGGGGAGTATGCTGTCAAACGCCGATCAGGCGCTTTTATCAAACGACTGGTGGATTATTCTGATACCGGGGCTTTTCCTGGTGGTGACACTGGTCTGCATTACGGATATCGGAAACTATATCCGCAAGCGTAACAACCGCGGTATGCGGGAAATTTAG